The following proteins are co-located in the Castanea sativa cultivar Marrone di Chiusa Pesio chromosome 8, ASM4071231v1 genome:
- the LOC142607757 gene encoding putative xyloglucan galactosyltransferase GT12, with product MDSPIIGKRRIQFWFVVLASFLLWLLILYFFHSAPIVGKPRVNLVGDNLANSVNFGDSNSVLLPGNSNESVDRLPRKGNFTSEETEDFVEPVKDTNVKDVVVKEKNATENWFKYKPFGNFSAGDYGLENFDHVVVSERQVRLNNQTDLAENEVQFVSQVPNSETNKEESDDELAISRNEFEPTGSLSMVENRNESITKESNNEDVDSESDLCLGRYIYVHDLPSRFNENLLKHCQLLTNWTDMCLFTSNLGLGPRLPNLSRVYSKTGWFATNQFLLEVIFHNRMKQYKCLTNDSSLASAIFVPYYAGLDVSRYLWYSNTSMRDAASLELVKWLREKPEWKKMWGRDHFLVAGRITWDFRRMGKKDSDWGNKLMLLPESRNMTMIIIESSPWDNNDFAIPYPTYFHPSNDNEVFQWQHRMRRQKRRFLFSFAGAPRPNLQDSIRNEIIDQCRASRKKCRLLECNGRVNRCYKPVYVMKMFQSSVFCLQPAGDSFTRRSTFDSILAGCIPVFFHPGSAYVQYLWHLPKDYTKYSVLIPANDVKNGKVSIEKILSQIPKEKVREMREAVIRQIPKVIYADPRSRLATIEDAFDVTVKGVLDRVEKIRREMREGKNSSFSYPEELSWKYNLFGTLGEHEWDPFFART from the coding sequence ATGGACAGCCCGATCATTGGCAAGCGCCGCATCCAATTCTGGTTCGTTGTCTTAGCCTCTTTtcttttgtggttgttgattctttatttctttcattcGGCTCCAATTGTTGGCAAGCCCAGGGTCAACTTGGTAGGTGATAACCTTGCCAATTCTGTCAATTTTGGAGACTCTAATTCTGTTCTTCTGCCTGGAAATTCCAATGAAAGTGTTGACAGATTGCCTAGAAAGGGTAATTTTACTAGTGAAGAAACTGAGGATTTTGTAGAGCCTGTAAAAGATACAAATGTCAAAGATGTTGtggtaaaggaaaaaaatgcaaCAGAAAACTGGTTCAAGTATAAACCCTTCGGCAATTTTTCTGCCGGAGATTATGGGCTTGAAAATTTTGATCACGTAGTGGTTTCTGAGAGACAAGTGCGTCTCAATAACCAAACTGACCTTGCAGAGAATGAAGTTCAGTTTGTCAGCCAGGTTCCTAATTCAGAGACGAATAAAGAAGAATCAGATGATGAATTGGCTATTAGTCGGAACGAGTTTGAACCAACTGGTTCACTTTCCATGGTGGAGAACAGAAATGAGAGCATCACCAAAGAGTCTAATAATGAGGATGTTGATTCTGAATCTGATTTGTGCTTGGGTAGATACATTTATGTCCATGATCTTCCTAGCCGGTTCAATGAAAACTTGCTCAAACATTGCCAGTTACTTACTAATTGGACTGATATGTGTCTCTTTACATCAAATTTGGGTCTTGGTCCTCGTCTTCCAAATTTGAGTAGGGTCTACTCAAAAACTGGTTGGTTTGCCACAAACCAATTCTTGTTAGAAGTCATTTTCCACAACAGAATGAAACAGTATAAGTGCTTGACAAATGACTCATCATTGGCTTCAGCAATCTTTGTACCATATTATGCTGGCCTGGATGTTTCTCGCTACCTTTGGTATTCAAACACATCAATGAGAGATGCTGCTTCTCTTGAACTTGTCAAGTGGCTCAGAGAAAAACCTGAGTGGAAAAAGATGTGGGGTAGAGATCATTTCTTAGTTGCAGGAAGGATTACTTGGGATTTCAGGAGAATGGGAAAAAAAGATTCTGATTGGGGTAATAAGCTTATGTTATTGCCCGAATCAAGGAACATGACGATGATAATAATTGAATCAAGCCCTTGGGACAACAATGACTTTGCTATACCATATCCAACATACTTCCATCCTTCAAATGATAATGAAGTGTTTCAGTGGCAGCACAGAATGAGGAGGCAGAAAAGGCgatttctcttctcttttgccGGTGCTCCAAGACCTAATCTTCAAGATTCTATTCGTAATGAGATTATTGATCAGTGCCGGGCTTCGAGGAAGAAATGTAGGTTGTTGGAATGTAATGGTCGTGTCAACAGATGTTACAAGCCAGTGTATGTGATGAAAATGTTTCAAAGTTCTGTGTTCTGCTTACAACCTGCAGGGGATTCTTTCACTAGGCGGTCTACTTTTGATTCAATTTTGGCAGGGTGTATTCCTGTGTTTTTTCATCCAGGTTCAGCTTATGTCCAATATTTATGGCATTTACCAAAAGACTATACCAAATATTCAGTGCTTATACCGGCTAACGATGTCAAAAATGGGAAAGTCAGCATCGAGAAGATATTAAGTCAAATCCCAAAAGAGAAGGTGCGAGAAATGAGAGAGGCGGTTATAAGGCAAATTCCGAAGGTAATATATGCTGATCCAAGGTCTAGATTGGCGACAATTGAGGATGCATTTGATGTTACAGTTAAGGGAGTTCTTGATAGAGTAGAGAAAATTAGGAGGGAAATGAGGGAAGGGAAAAATTCTAGCTTTAGTTATCCAGAAGAATTGAGTTGGAAGTATAATTTGTTTGGGACATTGGGGGAGCATGAATGGGATCCTTTTTTTGCTAGAACATAG
- the LOC142608228 gene encoding uncharacterized protein LOC142608228, translating to MKEGKSVKFNLQQQNHQNGHLSPFKLAKLLDPDASWDKDQLGDVLHWIRQAVALVCGLLWGAIPVVGGIWFIAFLLISTGIIYGYYAMILKVDEEDFGGHGALLQEGLFASISLFLLSWILVYSLGHF from the exons ATGAAAGAAGGGAAATCAGTGAAATTCAATCTTCAACAGCAAAATCACCAGAACGGTCACTTGTCTCCGTTCAAACTCGCCAAGTTGTTGGATCCAGATGCCTCTTGGGACAAG GATCAATTGGGAGATGTGTTGCATTGGATTCGACAAGCAGTGGCCCTTGTATGTGGCTTACTATGGGGTGCCATACCTGTGGTTGGGGGCATATGGTTTATTGC ATTCCTTTTGATATCTACCGGGATCATATATGGTTATTATGCGATGATACTAAAGGTTGATGAAGAAGATTTTGGTGGTCATGGAGCCCTCCTTCAGGAGGGGCTTTTTGCTTCCATAAGTCTCTTTCTG CTGTCATGGATTCTTGTATACAGCTTGGGACACTTCTGA
- the LOC142608227 gene encoding uncharacterized protein LOC142608227 codes for MVNGILFMALGSVIGYPIASASVKVLQGLWRNDLVALEGACPNCGEEVFAFVKPNQTNNSPHRADCHVCECLLEFRTKTKVERSVSRLGRGWVYSRIYLVSRRGRNGFKIYAQYIRSQKIFVK; via the exons ATGGTGAATGGCATTCTCTTCATGGCATTGGGGTCTGTGATTGGATACCCAATTGCATCAGCTTCAG TTAAAGTGCTTCAAGGCCTGTGGAGGAACGACTTGGTAGCACTTGAAGGGGCATGCCCAAATTGCGGGGAGGAG GTGTTTGCATTTGTGAAACCAAATCAGACTAATAACAGTCCCCATAGAGCAGATTGTCATGTTTGTGAATGCTTATTGGAATTCCGCACCAAGACCAAGGTTGAG CGATCGGTTTCAAGACTAggtagaggatgggtttataGCCGCATATACCTTGTTTCAAGAAGAGGCAGAAATGGGTTTAAGATCTATGCCCAGTATATTAGATCTCAGAAGATTTTTGTGAAGTAA
- the LOC142606682 gene encoding uncharacterized protein LOC142606682: MAGTSASFVPHVVGSSKVLELSRTNRWPGAPFSVRISTKPTRSTTTTNCSCANTEAPSCIFVGPIESASKETLEALYRQAQDAYYSGKPLIVDDMFDRVELKLRWYGSKSVVKYPRCSLRRHSTYADAEEDISQDFALASIWVLFLAFGSSACLVPLIYTVGQANQVAFNSGFYYGIQASTLEFLSVVNGILFMALGSVIGYPIVSASVKVLQGLWRNDLVALKGACPNCGEEVFAFVKPNQTNNSPHRSDCHVCECLLEFRTKVERSVSRLGRGWVYGRIYLVSRRGRNRRQKWI, from the exons ATGGCTGGCACGAGTGCCTCCTTCGTTCCGCACGTGGTTGGATCATCTAAAGTTCTCGAACTTTCCAGAACCAACCGGTGGCCCGGAGCTCCGTTCTCGGTTCGGATCTCCACCAAACCCACCagatccaccaccaccaccaactgCTCTTGCGCAAACACGGAGGCTCCCTCTTGCATCTTCGTGGGTCCCATCGAGTCCGCCAGTAAAGAAACCCTTGAAGCTCTCTATCGCCAA GCACAGGATGCGTATTACAGTGGCAAACCTTTGATAGTTGATGACATGTTTGATAGAGTAGAG TTAAAGCTAAGGTGGTATGGTTCCAAATCAGTTGTCAAGTATCCTCGGTGTAGTCTTAGGCGGCATTCAACCTATGCAGATGCAGAG GAAGATATATCACAGGATTTTGCATTAGCGAGCATATGGGTCCTGTTTCTTGCATTTGGAAGCTCTGCATGTCTTGTGCCTTTAATCTACACTGTTGGCCAAGCAAATCAAGTTGCATTCAATTCAGGATTTTACTATGGCATTCAAGCATCCACATTGGAGTTTCTTTCCGTGGTGAATGGCATTCTCTTCATGGCATTGGGGTCTGTGATTGGATACCCAATTGTATCAGCTTCAg TTAAAGTGCTTCAAGGCCTGTGGAGGAACGACTTAGTAGCACTTAAAGGGGCATGCCCAAATTGCGGGGAGGAG GTGTTTGCATTTGTGAAACCAAATCAGACTAATAACAGTCCTCATAGATCAGATTGTCATGTTTGTGAATGCTTATTGGAATTCCGCACCAAGGTTGAG CGATCGGTTTCAAGACTAGGTAGAGGATGGGTTTACGGCCGCATATACCTTGTTTCACGAAGAGGCAGAAATCGGCGTCAGAAATGGATTTAA